In Rathayibacter sp. VKM Ac-2762, one DNA window encodes the following:
- a CDS encoding DedA family protein — MNDTLTGILDFVVSVPPVWRTLLAGLAIFFETTILAGLVVPGDTIVIVSATGVTSPLQFAALAVTVVIGALCGESVGFYLGRWFGPRIRASRLGRRLGEKNWLKAERYLARRGGFAVFLSRFLPVLHSLIPLTVGMSGMRYRTFMAWTIPACVLWSSAYVGVGAAAAGSYRELSESLHGAGYVFVGVIVVFALLVLLGKKLLNRAEARHLDE, encoded by the coding sequence GTGAACGACACCCTCACCGGGATCCTGGACTTCGTCGTCAGCGTCCCCCCGGTCTGGCGGACGCTCCTCGCCGGACTCGCGATCTTCTTCGAGACCACGATCCTGGCGGGCCTCGTCGTCCCCGGCGACACGATCGTGATCGTCAGCGCGACCGGCGTGACCAGCCCGCTGCAGTTCGCGGCGCTGGCCGTCACGGTCGTCATCGGCGCCCTCTGCGGCGAGTCCGTCGGCTTCTACCTCGGCCGCTGGTTCGGGCCGCGGATCCGCGCGTCGCGCCTGGGACGCCGGCTCGGCGAGAAGAACTGGCTGAAGGCCGAGCGCTACCTCGCGCGGCGCGGCGGGTTCGCCGTGTTCCTCTCGCGCTTCCTGCCGGTGCTGCACTCGCTGATCCCGCTGACGGTGGGGATGAGCGGGATGCGCTATCGGACCTTCATGGCCTGGACGATCCCGGCGTGCGTGCTCTGGTCGTCCGCCTACGTCGGCGTCGGCGCGGCCGCGGCGGGCAGCTACCGGGAGCTCTCGGAGAGCCTGCACGGCGCCGGCTACGTCTTCGTGGGCGTCATCGTCGTCTTCGCCCTGCTCGTGCTCCTCGGGAAGAAGCTCCTGAACAGAGCGGAGGCGCGTCACCTCGACGAGTGA
- the cydD gene encoding thiol reductant ABC exporter subunit CydD, with product MKPLDPRLLRYARAARVFLLLGGVLALARTLAIVAFAWLVAQLVAGAVDGRSADDLAPLLAALLAVVAARAALAWATEVNAVRGGAGAKAQLRQAVLAALVELGPAGRSEGGSGGVVALLGGGLDSLDGYFARYLPQLIATAVATPLLTLVVFLADPLSAVFLVVTLPLIPVFMVLIGWATQAVQARQWERLQALASGFVDTVGGLATLKIFGRAERQATRIRALTEDYRVHTMKVLRVTFVSGFVLELAGSLSVALVAVSIGLRLVDGSLGLAVGLFVLVLAPDVFLPVRQVGAEFHAAADGVQAADRAFAVLERAAALPARGKAPAATGALELRGLAVDDGRGRTLAPVDAVLPVGSITVVTGPSGSGKSTLIAALAGFVPFSGTLLLGGSPVADLRSTLAWAGQRPDLLPGSVASAVGLGALSPDPERVRRALAIAAVDVDPERRLDAEGTGLSGGQSARVAVARAVHRLLERGCAVLALDEPTAALDDESERALLAGLRSLAESGTIVVVASHRPATVAAADAVIALAPAEAVAR from the coding sequence GTGAAGCCCCTCGATCCGCGCCTGCTCCGCTACGCCCGGGCGGCCCGCGTGTTCCTCCTGCTCGGCGGGGTGCTCGCGCTGGCGAGGACCCTGGCGATCGTCGCCTTCGCGTGGCTCGTGGCGCAGCTGGTGGCCGGTGCGGTCGACGGGAGGAGCGCCGACGATCTCGCGCCGCTGCTGGCCGCCCTGCTCGCGGTCGTCGCGGCGCGGGCGGCTCTCGCCTGGGCGACCGAGGTGAACGCGGTGCGCGGAGGAGCAGGAGCGAAGGCGCAGCTGCGGCAGGCGGTCCTCGCCGCACTGGTCGAGCTCGGCCCGGCGGGCCGCTCCGAAGGGGGCTCGGGCGGGGTCGTCGCGCTGCTGGGCGGCGGACTGGACTCCCTCGACGGCTACTTCGCCCGCTACCTCCCGCAGCTGATCGCCACCGCGGTGGCGACGCCGCTCCTGACACTCGTGGTCTTCCTCGCCGATCCGCTCAGCGCGGTGTTCCTGGTGGTGACCCTGCCGCTCATCCCGGTGTTCATGGTGCTGATCGGCTGGGCGACCCAGGCCGTGCAGGCGCGGCAGTGGGAGCGGCTGCAGGCGCTCGCGTCCGGCTTCGTCGACACCGTCGGCGGCCTCGCAACACTCAAGATCTTCGGGCGGGCCGAGCGGCAGGCGACGCGGATCCGCGCGCTGACCGAGGACTACCGCGTGCACACGATGAAGGTGCTGCGGGTGACCTTCGTCAGCGGCTTCGTGCTGGAGCTCGCCGGCTCGCTCTCGGTCGCGCTGGTCGCCGTCTCGATCGGGCTGCGGCTCGTCGACGGCTCGCTGGGGCTGGCCGTCGGGCTGTTCGTCCTGGTGCTGGCGCCGGACGTGTTCCTGCCGGTGCGCCAGGTCGGTGCCGAGTTCCATGCGGCGGCGGACGGGGTGCAGGCGGCGGACCGCGCCTTCGCCGTCCTCGAGCGCGCGGCGGCCCTGCCCGCTCGCGGGAAGGCCCCGGCGGCGACGGGGGCGCTCGAGCTGCGGGGTCTCGCGGTCGACGACGGACGCGGGCGGACGCTCGCTCCTGTCGACGCGGTGCTCCCCGTCGGGTCGATCACCGTGGTGACCGGGCCCAGCGGGTCCGGGAAGTCGACGCTGATCGCCGCGCTCGCGGGCTTCGTGCCCTTCTCGGGCACGCTGCTGCTCGGCGGGTCGCCGGTCGCGGATCTGCGGTCGACGCTCGCCTGGGCGGGCCAGCGGCCCGACCTTCTCCCGGGGAGCGTCGCCTCCGCCGTCGGGCTCGGAGCACTCTCGCCGGACCCCGAGCGCGTGCGGCGGGCCCTGGCGATCGCCGCCGTCGACGTGGACCCCGAGCGCCGGCTCGACGCCGAGGGGACGGGCCTCTCGGGCGGGCAGAGCGCCCGTGTCGCCGTCGCCCGCGCTGTGCACCGCCTGCTCGAGCGCGGGTGCGCGGTGCTGGCCCTGGACGAGCCGACCGCCGCCCTCGACGACGAGTCCGAGCGGGCGCTGCTCGCCGGACTCAGGTCGCTGGCGGAGAGCGGGACGATCGTCGTCGTCGCCAGCCACCGGCCCGCGACCGTCGCGGCGGCCGACGCCGTGATCGCCCTGGCGCCGGCGGAGGCGGTCGCGAGGTGA
- the cydC gene encoding thiol reductant ABC exporter subunit CydC has translation MNRSDVLRAAMPGPRRFLPGLSFGLLSSSAVVALLACSAWLIVRAADQPPILFLSMAVVGVRAFALARAFFRYLERLTGHDAAFRALAELRAGVYERLVPVAPDGLGRVRRGDLVSRVVADVDAQQDVPLRVVQPLVVAALVAAVSVVGVWLMLPAMGAVLLALLVLAFAGGALGAGRLSAQADRELAPLRGELAERLNLLVTRLDVLIAFDAAGDALADVARAEESLARAARRRAASAGLAAAVLALCSGGAVWAGLALGIPVIGDLGGPALGVVALVPLAVFEVAAAAPLAVQAARTALSSAQRLADLDAEAASPALATDADVDPDASAPRGAGIVLRDLSVSWPGAHTPALRGVSLDLPEGARVLVTGGSGSGKTTLAHALVRFLDHSGSYLLGGVEARTLPQAEVRKRVGLVEQQPYLFDDTIRQNLLFARPEADAAVLEAVLERVGLGPWLAARGGLDARVGERGSLVSGGQAQRIALARALLADFRVLVLDEPTASVDAPVADALLGDLLRAAEGRTVVLIAHRVDPGLEFDTRIRVADGTAAQEYRAT, from the coding sequence GTGAACCGCTCCGACGTCCTCCGCGCCGCGATGCCCGGGCCGCGCCGCTTCCTGCCGGGTCTGTCCTTCGGGCTGCTCTCCTCCTCCGCCGTCGTGGCGCTGCTGGCCTGCTCCGCCTGGCTGATCGTCCGCGCGGCCGATCAGCCGCCGATCCTGTTCCTCTCCATGGCCGTCGTGGGCGTGCGGGCCTTCGCGCTGGCGCGGGCCTTCTTCCGCTACCTCGAGCGGCTGACCGGCCACGACGCCGCCTTCCGCGCGCTCGCGGAGCTCCGGGCGGGCGTCTACGAGCGCCTGGTGCCGGTCGCGCCGGACGGGCTGGGCCGCGTGCGCCGCGGCGATCTGGTCTCCCGGGTGGTGGCGGACGTCGACGCCCAGCAGGACGTGCCGCTGCGCGTCGTGCAGCCGCTGGTCGTCGCGGCGCTGGTCGCTGCGGTCTCCGTGGTCGGCGTCTGGCTGATGCTGCCGGCGATGGGCGCCGTGCTGTTGGCGCTGCTCGTCCTCGCCTTCGCCGGCGGGGCTCTGGGCGCCGGCCGGCTCTCCGCGCAGGCGGACCGCGAGCTGGCGCCGCTGCGCGGGGAGCTCGCCGAGCGCCTCAACCTGCTGGTCACCCGCCTCGACGTGCTCATCGCCTTCGATGCGGCGGGTGACGCTCTGGCGGACGTGGCACGCGCGGAGGAGTCGCTCGCCCGGGCGGCGCGTCGACGGGCGGCCTCCGCCGGACTGGCCGCGGCCGTCCTCGCCCTGTGCTCGGGTGGTGCGGTCTGGGCGGGCCTCGCGCTGGGGATCCCGGTGATCGGCGACCTCGGCGGTCCGGCGCTGGGTGTCGTCGCGCTCGTGCCGCTCGCGGTGTTCGAGGTCGCCGCCGCCGCGCCGCTCGCCGTGCAGGCGGCGCGCACCGCGCTCTCGAGCGCTCAGCGCCTGGCTGATCTGGACGCCGAGGCGGCGTCGCCGGCGCTCGCGACCGACGCGGACGTGGACCCGGACGCCTCGGCTCCCCGGGGCGCCGGCATCGTCCTGCGCGACCTGTCGGTGAGCTGGCCCGGCGCGCACACGCCCGCGCTGCGGGGCGTCTCGCTCGACCTGCCGGAGGGTGCGCGCGTCCTCGTCACCGGCGGCAGCGGGTCCGGGAAGACCACGCTCGCGCACGCTCTGGTGCGCTTCCTCGACCACTCCGGCAGCTACCTCCTGGGCGGGGTCGAGGCGCGGACGCTGCCGCAGGCGGAGGTGCGGAAGCGGGTCGGACTCGTGGAGCAGCAGCCGTACCTCTTCGACGACACGATCCGGCAGAACCTCCTCTTCGCGCGGCCCGAGGCCGACGCCGCCGTGCTCGAGGCGGTGCTGGAGCGGGTCGGGCTCGGCCCCTGGCTTGCTGCACGCGGTGGGCTCGACGCGCGGGTGGGGGAGCGGGGCTCGCTCGTCTCGGGCGGCCAGGCTCAGCGGATCGCCCTCGCACGCGCACTCCTGGCCGATTTCCGCGTCCTGGTGCTGGACGAGCCGACGGCGTCGGTGGACGCTCCCGTGGCCGACGCCCTGCTCGGGGATCTGCTCCGCGCCGCCGAGGGGCGGACGGTGGTCCTGATCGCGCACCGGGTCGATCCGGGCCTGGAGTTCGACACGCGGATCCGGGTGGCGGACGGCACGGCGGCTCAGGAGTACCGGGCCACCTGA
- a CDS encoding acyltransferase family protein, with amino-acid sequence MARARITWVDTAKGIAIILVALAHSVQWTTTAGIAPDSWNEINLLLITFRMPLFFLASGLFAGSVLTRSWPELWRSRLSLLVWAFLLWSVVRFLFFLVVPNPGGTDESDPLALLLQPVMPHNGLWFLYALTIFFVAAKLAQGRIDWRVQIGIATAIAVVWYAVRSSTSEGTGNIAWDGMARYLMFFLLGLYLRNAVIAFVERRGILSGVGFGVLFLVLAGVILAVRARFPLLTIGLVLVSVLAVLAGLVVARFLSNRRGAGWITFIGRNTLPVYVVHVLFVSLATSALLLFDGERWLDVIGPVVPLLVCGIGVAAALGYWRLTRDLPVLKYGFQAPAWFSGSRSRVDAG; translated from the coding sequence ATGGCACGCGCACGCATCACCTGGGTGGACACGGCGAAGGGCATCGCGATCATCCTGGTCGCCCTGGCCCACTCCGTGCAGTGGACCACGACGGCCGGGATCGCCCCCGACTCGTGGAACGAGATCAACCTCCTCCTCATCACCTTCCGGATGCCGCTGTTCTTCCTCGCCTCGGGGCTGTTCGCCGGCTCCGTGCTCACCCGGTCGTGGCCGGAGCTCTGGCGTTCGCGGCTGAGCCTGCTGGTCTGGGCCTTCCTGCTCTGGTCCGTGGTGCGGTTCCTCTTCTTCCTGGTGGTGCCCAACCCGGGCGGCACCGACGAGTCCGACCCGCTCGCGCTGCTCCTCCAGCCGGTGATGCCGCACAACGGGCTCTGGTTCCTCTACGCGCTCACGATCTTCTTCGTGGCCGCCAAGCTCGCGCAGGGCCGGATCGACTGGCGGGTGCAGATCGGCATCGCGACCGCGATCGCCGTGGTCTGGTACGCCGTCCGCTCCAGCACCTCCGAGGGCACCGGGAACATCGCCTGGGACGGCATGGCCCGCTACCTGATGTTCTTCCTGCTCGGCCTCTACCTGCGGAACGCGGTGATCGCGTTCGTGGAGCGCCGCGGGATCCTCAGCGGAGTCGGCTTCGGCGTGCTGTTCCTCGTGCTCGCCGGCGTGATCCTCGCCGTCCGCGCCCGCTTCCCGCTGCTGACGATCGGGCTGGTCCTGGTGAGCGTGCTGGCGGTCCTCGCCGGGCTCGTGGTCGCCCGCTTCCTCTCGAACCGGCGCGGCGCGGGCTGGATCACCTTCATCGGCCGCAACACGCTCCCGGTGTACGTGGTGCACGTCCTCTTCGTCTCGCTCGCCACGAGCGCCCTGCTGCTCTTCGACGGAGAGCGCTGGCTCGACGTCATCGGGCCGGTCGTGCCGCTCCTGGTCTGCGGGATCGGCGTCGCGGCCGCACTGGGCTACTGGCGCCTCACCCGCGACCTGCCCGTGCTGAAGTACGGCTTCCAGGCGCCCGCCTGGTTCTCCGGCTCCCGCTCTCGCGTCGACGCCGGCTGA
- a CDS encoding PQQ-dependent sugar dehydrogenase, with amino-acid sequence MPRSRIRPRGLALLTVLAITAAALVAGPAGPASAAPVVPAGFTDSRVAAVPAPTALAFTTDGRTLVSSQTGAIRVIRAGGLVATPALDLRSKVCANGERGVLGLAVDPAPGSRTVVVYYTAKGSDSSCPTNAGGTVNPAGAPRNRVSSFQLGTDDRIDPASERVLLDGIYSPASNHNGGDLAIGKDGLLYVSVGDGGCDYRGGVGSPGGSGCGGRNDAARDPNILNGKILRITLTGGVPAGNPYLGTGTASCRLAPAAAGVRCRETFASGLRNPFRMAFDPNATGTVFRINDVGQDAWEEIDQGVAGADYGWNTREGHCAKTGSASNCGAAAPAGLTDPVHDYAHSSGCASITGGAYVPRGVWPAAYDGAYLFGDYVCGKIRTLGRTGAAGDLVTGLGGSSAVAMAFGPSRGTQDLFYTSYANGGEVRRLAYTAAANRAPTAALTAAPSSGAAPLAVRLNGSGSSDPEGGALTYLWSFGDGTPDRITTGPTFTHSYAAGSWTASLRVRDPKGAVSAPATTRITSGDSAPTVSITAPADGGMFVTGRSYGLRATATDAEDGVLPASALTWTVQRRHAQHTHPFLGPLTGNDLSFVAPGPEDLAAAADSDLLISVTATDSSGVSTTATRTFSPQKVSVTLATAPAGRTVVVNGTEVAGGTTVVSWAGSALQLEVPDQTDASGTAYRFSSWSDGGAASHSVVTPGSSTTLTATLVSAGLPGAPTAVTASAGSDGTATLAWSPPAGTGGSAVTGYRVSRDGSDTSGAGAWSAVVAATKRSQTFTKLVPGRSYTLSVQAVTANGTGPAASALVAVP; translated from the coding sequence ATGCCCCGCTCGAGGATCCGCCCCCGCGGTCTCGCCCTGCTCACCGTCCTGGCGATCACGGCCGCCGCGCTCGTCGCCGGGCCCGCGGGTCCGGCGTCCGCCGCTCCCGTCGTGCCCGCCGGCTTCACCGACTCGCGGGTGGCGGCCGTCCCCGCGCCGACCGCCCTCGCCTTCACGACCGACGGGCGCACCCTCGTCTCCTCGCAGACCGGCGCGATCCGGGTGATCCGCGCTGGCGGCCTGGTCGCCACCCCGGCCCTCGATCTGCGCTCGAAGGTCTGCGCCAACGGCGAGCGCGGCGTGCTCGGCCTCGCGGTCGACCCGGCACCGGGATCGCGCACCGTCGTCGTCTACTACACCGCGAAGGGCTCCGACTCCTCCTGCCCGACCAATGCCGGGGGCACGGTGAACCCCGCGGGAGCCCCGCGCAACCGCGTCTCCTCGTTCCAGCTCGGCACCGACGACCGCATCGACCCGGCCTCCGAGCGCGTCCTCCTCGACGGCATCTACTCCCCCGCGAGCAACCACAACGGCGGCGACCTCGCCATCGGGAAGGACGGCCTGCTCTACGTCAGCGTCGGCGACGGCGGCTGCGACTACCGCGGCGGAGTCGGCTCGCCGGGCGGCAGCGGCTGCGGCGGCCGGAACGACGCCGCCCGCGACCCGAACATCCTGAACGGCAAGATCCTCCGGATCACCCTCACCGGGGGCGTCCCGGCCGGCAACCCCTACCTGGGCACCGGGACCGCCTCCTGCCGGCTCGCCCCGGCCGCCGCGGGCGTCCGCTGCCGCGAGACGTTCGCGAGCGGCCTGCGCAATCCGTTCCGGATGGCCTTCGACCCGAACGCGACCGGCACCGTCTTCCGCATCAACGACGTGGGCCAGGACGCCTGGGAGGAGATCGACCAGGGCGTCGCCGGCGCCGACTACGGCTGGAACACCCGTGAGGGCCACTGCGCGAAGACCGGCTCGGCCTCGAACTGCGGAGCCGCGGCGCCCGCCGGGCTCACCGACCCGGTCCACGACTACGCGCACAGCAGCGGCTGCGCCTCGATCACGGGCGGCGCCTACGTCCCCCGCGGCGTCTGGCCGGCCGCCTACGACGGCGCGTACCTCTTCGGCGACTACGTGTGCGGGAAGATCCGGACCCTCGGCCGCACCGGCGCGGCCGGCGACCTCGTGACCGGCCTCGGCGGCAGCAGCGCCGTCGCCATGGCCTTCGGCCCCTCGCGCGGGACCCAGGACCTCTTCTACACCAGCTACGCGAACGGCGGCGAGGTCCGGCGCCTCGCCTACACCGCCGCGGCGAACCGCGCCCCGACCGCGGCCCTCACCGCCGCCCCCTCCTCCGGCGCGGCTCCTCTCGCCGTGCGGCTGAACGGCTCGGGCAGCAGCGACCCGGAGGGCGGTGCCCTGACCTACCTGTGGTCGTTCGGCGACGGCACCCCCGACCGCATCACGACCGGCCCGACCTTCACCCACAGTTACGCCGCCGGCAGCTGGACCGCGTCCCTCCGCGTCCGCGATCCGAAGGGAGCCGTCTCCGCCCCCGCGACGACGAGGATCACCTCGGGCGACAGTGCCCCGACGGTGAGCATCACCGCACCCGCCGACGGAGGGATGTTCGTCACCGGCCGGAGCTACGGCCTCCGCGCCACGGCGACCGACGCCGAGGACGGCGTCCTGCCCGCCTCGGCGCTCACCTGGACCGTCCAGCGCCGCCACGCTCAGCACACGCATCCCTTCCTCGGGCCGCTGACGGGGAACGACCTCTCCTTCGTCGCCCCCGGCCCGGAGGACCTCGCCGCCGCCGCGGACAGCGACCTCCTGATCAGCGTCACCGCGACTGACTCGAGCGGAGTGTCGACGACGGCGACGCGGACGTTCTCCCCGCAGAAGGTGTCCGTCACCCTGGCCACCGCTCCCGCCGGCCGGACGGTCGTCGTCAACGGCACCGAGGTCGCCGGAGGCACGACCGTCGTCTCGTGGGCGGGCTCGGCCCTCCAGCTGGAGGTCCCGGACCAGACCGACGCGTCGGGCACGGCCTACCGGTTCTCGTCCTGGTCGGACGGCGGCGCCGCCTCGCACAGCGTCGTCACTCCCGGGAGCAGCACCACGCTGACCGCGACCCTCGTCTCCGCCGGGCTCCCCGGCGCTCCGACCGCCGTCACCGCCTCGGCGGGCTCGGACGGCACGGCGACGCTCGCGTGGTCGCCCCCCGCGGGGACCGGCGGCTCGGCGGTCACCGGCTACCGGGTGTCGCGCGACGGTTCCGACACGAGCGGAGCCGGAGCCTGGAGCGCCGTGGTCGCCGCGACCAAGCGCTCGCAGACCTTCACGAAGCTGGTCCCGGGCCGCAGCTACACCCTCTCGGTGCAGGCGGTCACGGCGAACGGCACCGGCCCGGCGGCCTCCGCGCTCGTCGCCGTCCCCTGA
- the cydB gene encoding cytochrome d ubiquinol oxidase subunit II: MDLAVLWFWIVAFFFIGYFVLDGFDFGVGMSLPFLGRDDTDRRVLINTIGPVWDLNETWVIVAGAALFAAFPEWYATLFSGFYLPLLLILLALIARGVSFEYRHQRPEAQWKRRFDTMIVVGSAVPAFLWGVAFANIVQGVPMDADHNFTGTVLDLLNPYALLGGATTLLLFFTHGVVFVALKTEGEIRERARRLATRAGLLTVVVAAVFLAWTNLGQGSTASWALSAGAAATLVGGWLAITRGREGRAFALLAGTIALAVLALFATLFPAVMPASNVPAYGLTIENASSTPYTLTVMSWTALVFVPLIVGYQAWTYWIFRKRISRAHIPVDAH, from the coding sequence ATGGATCTCGCCGTTCTCTGGTTCTGGATCGTCGCCTTCTTCTTCATCGGCTACTTCGTCCTCGACGGGTTCGACTTCGGCGTCGGCATGTCGCTCCCGTTCCTCGGGCGCGACGACACCGACCGCCGCGTGCTGATCAACACGATCGGCCCGGTGTGGGACCTGAACGAGACGTGGGTGATCGTCGCCGGCGCCGCCCTGTTCGCCGCGTTCCCGGAGTGGTACGCCACGCTCTTCAGCGGGTTCTACCTGCCGCTTCTGCTCATCCTGCTCGCGCTGATCGCCCGCGGCGTCTCGTTCGAGTACCGTCACCAGCGTCCGGAGGCGCAGTGGAAGCGGCGCTTCGACACGATGATCGTCGTCGGCTCCGCGGTGCCCGCCTTCCTCTGGGGCGTGGCCTTCGCGAACATCGTGCAGGGCGTCCCGATGGACGCCGACCACAACTTCACCGGCACCGTCCTGGACCTGCTGAACCCCTACGCCCTGCTGGGCGGAGCGACGACCCTCCTGCTCTTCTTCACGCACGGAGTCGTCTTCGTCGCCCTGAAGACGGAGGGGGAGATCCGCGAGCGTGCGCGCCGCTTGGCGACCCGCGCGGGGCTGCTCACCGTGGTCGTCGCCGCGGTCTTCCTGGCCTGGACCAACCTCGGCCAGGGGAGCACCGCCTCCTGGGCGCTCTCGGCGGGCGCGGCCGCGACCCTCGTCGGCGGCTGGCTCGCCATCACGCGGGGCCGGGAGGGACGCGCCTTCGCGCTGCTGGCCGGCACCATCGCGCTCGCCGTGCTCGCCCTCTTCGCGACGCTGTTCCCCGCGGTTATGCCGGCCTCGAACGTCCCCGCCTACGGGCTGACGATCGAGAACGCCTCCAGCACGCCCTATACGCTGACGGTCATGAGTTGGACCGCCCTGGTGTTCGTGCCGCTCATCGTCGGCTACCAGGCCTGGACCTACTGGATCTTCCGCAAGCGCATCAGCCGCGCGCACATCCCGGTCGACGCCCACTGA
- a CDS encoding cytochrome ubiquinol oxidase subunit I, which produces MNELLDPLLLSRWQFGLTTIYHFLFVPLTIGMALTVAIFQTCWVRTGKVHYLQLTKFFGKLFLINFAMGVVTGIVQEFQFGMNWSDYSRFVGDVFGAPLAFEGLLAFFLEATFIGLWIFGWDKLPEKLHLATIWLTTLGTTLSAYFIIAANAFMQNPVGFRINESKGRAELTDIWALLTNKVALAAFPHTIFACFMVSAAVIISVAAYHLSRNQHLETMRPALRFGAWMMLVSGGLTLFTGDSLGLAMVDTQPMKMAAAEALYRTSTGVDASFSVFTWGTPDGSSELFSIRIPYLLSFLSTHTFTGTVEGINDLQAQYTQVYGPGDYTPIIWVTYWSFRWMMALGVLAIGVAAAGLWFTRKGREPKQWMWKVAIWAAPLPLMAMIVGWVFTEMGRQPWLVFGLLKTADGVSPGVSGVEVLISLLAFTAIYGTLAVVEFRLIKRAAQAGPDDAPEVDEESGRPQLVGTVY; this is translated from the coding sequence GTGAACGAACTCCTGGACCCGCTCCTGCTGTCGAGATGGCAGTTCGGTCTGACGACGATCTACCACTTCCTGTTCGTGCCGCTCACGATCGGCATGGCGCTCACCGTCGCGATCTTCCAGACCTGCTGGGTGCGCACCGGGAAGGTGCACTACCTGCAGCTGACGAAGTTCTTCGGGAAGCTCTTCCTGATCAACTTCGCGATGGGCGTCGTGACCGGGATCGTCCAGGAGTTCCAGTTCGGGATGAACTGGAGCGACTACTCCCGCTTCGTCGGCGACGTCTTCGGGGCCCCGCTGGCGTTCGAGGGCCTGCTCGCCTTCTTCCTCGAGGCCACCTTCATCGGCCTCTGGATCTTCGGCTGGGACAAGCTGCCCGAGAAGCTGCACCTGGCCACCATCTGGCTGACCACGCTGGGCACCACGCTCTCGGCCTACTTCATCATCGCCGCGAACGCGTTCATGCAGAACCCGGTCGGCTTCCGCATCAACGAGAGCAAGGGCCGCGCGGAGCTCACCGACATCTGGGCGCTCCTCACCAACAAGGTCGCGCTCGCCGCGTTCCCGCACACGATCTTCGCCTGCTTCATGGTCTCGGCCGCCGTCATCATCAGCGTCGCGGCCTACCACCTCTCGCGGAACCAGCACCTCGAGACCATGCGCCCCGCGCTGAGGTTCGGCGCCTGGATGATGCTCGTCAGCGGCGGCCTGACCCTGTTCACCGGCGACTCGCTCGGCCTCGCGATGGTCGACACGCAGCCGATGAAGATGGCGGCCGCGGAGGCGCTCTACAGGACCTCCACGGGCGTCGACGCCTCCTTCTCCGTCTTCACCTGGGGCACGCCGGACGGCTCGAGCGAGCTGTTCTCGATCCGCATCCCCTACCTGCTCTCCTTCCTCTCGACGCACACCTTCACCGGCACGGTCGAGGGCATCAACGACCTCCAGGCGCAGTACACCCAGGTCTACGGACCCGGCGACTACACGCCGATCATCTGGGTCACCTACTGGTCGTTCCGCTGGATGATGGCCCTCGGCGTCCTGGCCATCGGCGTGGCCGCGGCCGGCCTCTGGTTCACCCGGAAGGGCCGCGAGCCGAAGCAGTGGATGTGGAAGGTCGCGATCTGGGCCGCCCCGCTGCCGCTGATGGCGATGATCGTGGGCTGGGTCTTCACCGAGATGGGCCGCCAGCCGTGGCTCGTTTTCGGGCTGCTGAAGACAGCCGACGGAGTCTCGCCCGGAGTGAGCGGCGTCGAGGTCCTGATCTCGCTGCTCGCCTTCACCGCGATCTACGGCACGCTCGCCGTGGTCGAGTTCCGCCTGATCAAGCGGGCCGCGCAGGCCGGCCCCGACGACGCTCCCGAGGTCGACGAGGAGAGCGGTCGCCCGCAGCTCGTCGGCACCGTCTACTAG
- a CDS encoding GDSL-type esterase/lipase family protein — MTRATPSGSAPGPRRIRLRLLVALLVLALVLAGAGIALSLASRSGGAGAPAASSPDPGPTSSVDMAERVAGLEKRFAAGFPQHSIVLTGSSTIGRWTTSKEDLRPLETYNIGIGGTTVADHLAWLDRMVAPFDPRAVIVYVGANDISGEEGSRTGAQTAGAVVEYLQRVEEVAPDAELFYVEIAETPARASVGAEVRAANTAVSAYAETDDRVTFVPTADALVTSDGSVDPSLFVDDGLHFDEAGYARFSEAVRAVVLPALE, encoded by the coding sequence ATGACTCGAGCGACGCCCTCCGGCTCCGCCCCCGGCCCCCGCCGCATCCGCCTCCGCCTCCTGGTCGCGCTGCTGGTGCTCGCGCTGGTCCTCGCCGGCGCGGGCATCGCCCTCTCGCTCGCCTCGCGGAGCGGAGGCGCGGGCGCTCCGGCCGCGAGCTCCCCCGACCCCGGCCCGACCTCCTCCGTCGACATGGCCGAGCGCGTCGCCGGTCTCGAGAAGCGCTTCGCCGCCGGGTTCCCGCAGCACAGCATCGTCCTCACGGGCAGCTCCACGATCGGCCGCTGGACGACCTCCAAGGAGGACCTGCGTCCGCTCGAGACCTACAACATCGGGATCGGCGGCACGACCGTCGCCGATCACCTCGCGTGGCTGGACCGCATGGTCGCCCCCTTCGATCCCCGCGCCGTGATCGTGTACGTGGGAGCGAACGACATCAGCGGCGAGGAGGGCTCGCGCACCGGCGCCCAGACCGCCGGCGCCGTCGTCGAGTACCTCCAGCGCGTGGAGGAGGTCGCCCCCGACGCCGAGCTGTTCTACGTCGAGATCGCGGAGACGCCCGCCCGCGCCTCCGTCGGCGCCGAGGTCCGCGCCGCCAACACCGCGGTCAGCGCCTACGCCGAGACGGACGACCGCGTCACCTTCGTCCCCACCGCCGACGCGCTCGTCACCTCCGACGGCTCTGTCGACCCCTCCCTCTTCGTCGACGACGGCCTGCACTTCGACGAGGCCGGCTACGCCCGGTTCTCGGAGGCGGTCCGCGCGGTGGTCCTGCCCGCTCTGGAGTGA